The genomic window TCTGATCCGCCCGTAGCAACCCGACGGCGGCCGGCCGTGGCGAGAGCGCGGCCGGCCGTCCCGCCGAAAGGACGAGAGAGTGAGCGTCGACGCGCTGAAGTCGGCCCTTCCCGGCTACGCGAAGGACACCAAGCTGAACCTCGGCTCGGTGACCTCCACGTCCGCCCTGTCGGACCAGCAGCTCTGGGGCACGGTCCTCGCGACCGCCCTCGCCAGCCGCAACGCCCAGGTCATCCGCGAGCTGGCCGAGGAGGCGGGCGACTACCTGTCCGCCGAGGCGTTCGAGGCGGCCAAGGGCGCCGCGTCGATCATGGCGATGAACAACATCTACTACCGGTCGACGCACCTGATCGGCGACGAGACGTACGCGACGCTGCCCGCGAAGCTGCGCATGTCGATCATCGGCAAGCCCGGGGTGGACAAGATCGACTTCGAGCTGTGGTGCCTGGCGGTGTCGGCCGTGAACGGCTGCGGCCGGTGCCTGGAGTCGCACGAGAAGGTGCTGCGCGACGGCGGGCTGTCGCGCGAGCGGATCCAGGAGGCGCTGCGGGTCGCCGCGGTCGTCCACGCCACCGCCGTCACACTGGAGGGCGAGGCCGCGCTGGCCCCCGCCACTGTCTGACGAAACGGTCAAAAGGCCCGGCTGGGGTAACCCCGGCCGGGCCTTCGCACGTCTTCGACTGTGACCCTGGAAACAAGCCGACGCAACGAAGCGTTGGATTTTTCGGGAAATCATGCGATCGGGGGGATCGTGCACACCACACCCGCCACCACGGACGAACCGCACGCCGAGGTCGTCGAGGTCTGGCCGCGCGACGGGGTGATCCGCCTCGTCGGGCACGTCGCCGGGCTCGCGGACGCGCCGGACGACGGCTGGACGCTGGAGAGCCGCGCCCGCGAACGCCGCCGGGCGCCGTCGCTCGCCGGGCGCGTCCGCAGCCGCCTGCGCAACAGATTGCGCGCCGCCCCGCGCGTACTCGCCCATCCGGCCCATCTGGAGGACGGACGGTTCACCGCCGAGATTCCCGTCGGCGCGCTGGTCCCACCGCGCCGCGGCGCCGTCGAGCACTGGGACCTGTCCTTCGTCCACGCCGACGGGCGGCGGCTGCGCGCCGGACGCTGGCTGGACGACATGCCCGGCAAGAAGCGCATCGTTGCGTTCCCCACCCAGCAGGCCGGCCGCGGCACGAAGGTCCGCCCCTACTTCACCGACGGGGACGCGCTGGCCGTCCGCGTCACCAGGACGGGCCGATGAAGATCACCTATGTGCTGACCTGGGCGTACGGGATGGGCGGCACGATCCGCACGGTCATCAGCCAGGCGAACGCGATGGCCCGCGAGGGCCACGACGTGGAGATCGTCAGCGTGCTCCAGGGCAGCGACGAGCCGAAGTTCCCCGTCGATCCGCGCGTGCGGATGGTGACCCTCCTGGACCGGCGCGGCACCGGCGATCCGCCCGACGCCCCGCCGGGGCGGTACGTCCCCGAGGCCGAGCCCGCGGCGTCCGCCTTCACCGCCGAGGTGGAGGACACCGTCGCCGCCGCGTTCGCGCAGGTCCGCGACCGCATCCTCGTCACCACGCGTCCGGCGCTGAACCTGCTGTCCGCGCGGTTCACACCGAAGAGCACGGTGCGCGTCGCGCAGGAGCACCTCAATCTCGGCATCCACCGGCCGCCGGTGCGGGAGGCGATCCTCGATGCGTACGGCGCGCTCGACGTCGTCGTCACGCTGACCGAACGCGACCAGAACGCCTACCGCGAGGCGTTCGGCGCCGCGCTTCGCGTCGAGCGCATCCCGAACGCGCTGCACACGCTCGACGTCGCCCGCGCCGACCCGGACACCAAGACCGTCGTCGCCGCCGGACGCCTCAGCCGCCAGAAGGGGTTCGACTTCCTGATCCCGGCGTTCGAGCAGGTGGCCGAGAAGCATCCGGACTGGCGGCTGCGCATCTACGGCGGCGGCCCCGACAAGGACAAGCTCAAGCGCGCGATCCAGAAGCGGCACCTCTATAACCACGTCTTCCTCATGGGCAAGACCGACGCGATGGACAAGGGGTTCGCGAAAGGCTCGGTGTTCGCGCTCAGTTCTCGCTTCGAGGGCTTCGGCATGGTGCTCATCGAGGCGCTGAGCCACGGCCTCGCGACCGTGTCGTTCGACTGCCCGGAGGGTCCCGCCGAGATCCTGACGGACGAGCACGACGGTCTGCTCGTCCCGCCGCGGGACGTCGACGCGCTCGCCGCCGGGCTGAACCGCGTCATCGAGGACGACGGCCTGCGCCGCGATCTCGGCGAGGCCGGGTTGAAGACCGCGCGGGCCTACGGGCCGGACTCGGTCCTCCCCCAGTGGGAGCGGCTGTTCGCCGATCTCACCGGGGGCTGACCGTCACTCCCACTCGATGGTGCCCGGCGGCTTGCTGGTGACGTCGAGGGTGACGCGGTTGATCTCGCGGACCTCGTTGGTGATGCGGGTCGAGATGCGCTGCAGGAGGTCGAAGGGCAGCCGGGCCCAGTCGGCCGTCATGGCGTCCTCGCTGGTCACGGGGCGCAGGACGACGGGGTGCCCGTAGGTGCGTCCGTCGCCCTGCACGCCGACCGAGCGGACGTCGGCGAGGAGGACGACCGGGAACTGCCAGACGTCGCGGTCGAGCCCGGCGCGGGTCAGTTCCTCGCGGGCGATGGCGTCGGCGTCGCGCAGGATCTCCAGCCGCTCGCGGGTCACCGCGCCGATGATGCGGATGCCGAGGCCGGGGCCGGGGAACGGCTGCCGCCAGACGATCTCGGCGGGCAGGCCGAGCTGCTCGCCGACGGCTCGGACCTCGTCCTTGAACAGGGTCCGCAGCGGCTCGACGAGCTGGAACTGCAGGTCCTCGGGCAGGCCGCCGACGTTGTGGTGCGACTTGATGTTGGCCGCGCCGGTGCCGCCGCCGGACTCCACGACGTCGGGGTAGAGCGTTCCCTGGACGAGGAACTCGACGGGTTCGGCGGCGTTCTCCCCCACGATCTCGCGGGCGGCCTCCTCGAACACGCGGATGAACTCGCGGCCGATGATCTTCCGCTTGGTCTCGGGGTCGGTGACGCCGTCGAGGGCGCCGAGGAAGCGTTCCTGCGCGTCCACGACGTGCAGGTTCACGCCCGTCGCGGCGACGAAGTCCTTCTCGACCTGCTCGGCCTCGCCCTTGCGCAGCAGCCCGTGGTCCACGAAGACGCAGGTGAGCTGGTCGCCGATGGCGCGCTGGACGAGCGCCGCCGCGACCGCCGAGTCCACGCCGCCCGACAGGCCGCAGATCGCCCGCTTGGTGCCGATCTGCTGCTGGACGGCCGCGACCGACTCGTCCACGATGTTTACCATCGTCCAGTTCGGACGGCAGCCCGCGCCTTCGTACAGGAACCGGCGCAGCACCTCCATGCCGTGCTCGGTGTGCAGCACCTCGGGGTGGAACTGGACGCCGAACAGCCCGCGCTCCCGGTCCTCCATGCCCGCGACCGGCGTCACGTCGGTGCGGGCGGTGACCGTGAACCCGGCCGGCGCGGCGCTGACGAAGTCGCGGTGGGACATCCAGACGGCCTGCTCGCCGGGCGTCCCCGCGAACAGCAGGCCGGGGTCGGTGACGGCGATGGTCGCGCCGCCGTACTCGGCGACGTCGGAGTCGGCGACCGTCCCGCCGAGCGCCTGCGCCATCACCTGGTGGCCGTAGCAGATGCCGAGCGTCGGGACGCCGAGGTCGAACAGCCCCGCCGGGGCGGCCGGGGCGCCCGGCTCGTAGACCGACGCGGGCCCGCCGGACAGGATGATCGCCTTCGGCCGCTTCGCCAGCATCTCGGCGGCGGGCATCGTGGACGGGACGATCTCGCTGAACACCTGGCATTCCCGGACGCGCCGGGCGATGAGCTGGGCGTACTGCGCGCCGAAGTCGACGACGAGAACGGTGTCAAAGGTCTGGTCTACGGCCACCAAGACGCCTTTCGGGAACAGGTCGGGATCCGGCGGAAACCCCAGTGTAGAGGGCGCTGCCTGCGGTAACGCGCCCGGACGCCCAAGCCTGACGCGCCGCGACGGGACGCGCCGAATGCGAGCGCTCGGGGGTTCCGCTCTGATACCTGTTGACAACAGTGCGTGTCCGTCCCGTCTTCCCTCCTGCCTGAATAGAGGAGCCCCGTGAAGCTCGTCGCCGTCGCCGCCGCCGTCCTGTCCGCCGCGTTCGCCGCGTCCGGCGCGGCCCCGCCCCGCGCCCAGGAACCCGCGGCGGAGTCGCGCTGCGCGGGCGCGGCACTACGCGTGCGGTCGGGGACGCCACCGGGCGTGGAGCGCAACGAGTTGACGGCGGCGCAGGCGGCGGCGGTCGAGAGCGCGCTGACACGGCTCACGCGCGGCCTCGGCGAGCGGCGCGCGGCGCCGACGATCCCGGTCTACTTCCACGTCCTGCACGCCGGGAGCCGCGGGAACGTGTCGGACGCGGCGGTCCGGCGGCAGATCGC from Actinomadura rubteroloni includes these protein-coding regions:
- a CDS encoding glycosyltransferase family 4 protein — protein: MKITYVLTWAYGMGGTIRTVISQANAMAREGHDVEIVSVLQGSDEPKFPVDPRVRMVTLLDRRGTGDPPDAPPGRYVPEAEPAASAFTAEVEDTVAAAFAQVRDRILVTTRPALNLLSARFTPKSTVRVAQEHLNLGIHRPPVREAILDAYGALDVVVTLTERDQNAYREAFGAALRVERIPNALHTLDVARADPDTKTVVAAGRLSRQKGFDFLIPAFEQVAEKHPDWRLRIYGGGPDKDKLKRAIQKRHLYNHVFLMGKTDAMDKGFAKGSVFALSSRFEGFGMVLIEALSHGLATVSFDCPEGPAEILTDEHDGLLVPPRDVDALAAGLNRVIEDDGLRRDLGEAGLKTARAYGPDSVLPQWERLFADLTGG
- a CDS encoding carboxymuconolactone decarboxylase family protein: MSVDALKSALPGYAKDTKLNLGSVTSTSALSDQQLWGTVLATALASRNAQVIRELAEEAGDYLSAEAFEAAKGAASIMAMNNIYYRSTHLIGDETYATLPAKLRMSIIGKPGVDKIDFELWCLAVSAVNGCGRCLESHEKVLRDGGLSRERIQEALRVAAVVHATAVTLEGEAALAPATV
- the guaA gene encoding glutamine-hydrolyzing GMP synthase; translation: MVAVDQTFDTVLVVDFGAQYAQLIARRVRECQVFSEIVPSTMPAAEMLAKRPKAIILSGGPASVYEPGAPAAPAGLFDLGVPTLGICYGHQVMAQALGGTVADSDVAEYGGATIAVTDPGLLFAGTPGEQAVWMSHRDFVSAAPAGFTVTARTDVTPVAGMEDRERGLFGVQFHPEVLHTEHGMEVLRRFLYEGAGCRPNWTMVNIVDESVAAVQQQIGTKRAICGLSGGVDSAVAAALVQRAIGDQLTCVFVDHGLLRKGEAEQVEKDFVAATGVNLHVVDAQERFLGALDGVTDPETKRKIIGREFIRVFEEAAREIVGENAAEPVEFLVQGTLYPDVVESGGGTGAANIKSHHNVGGLPEDLQFQLVEPLRTLFKDEVRAVGEQLGLPAEIVWRQPFPGPGLGIRIIGAVTRERLEILRDADAIAREELTRAGLDRDVWQFPVVLLADVRSVGVQGDGRTYGHPVVLRPVTSEDAMTADWARLPFDLLQRISTRITNEVREINRVTLDVTSKPPGTIEWE